The following proteins come from a genomic window of Alicyclobacillus dauci:
- the icd gene encoding NADP-dependent isocitrate dehydrogenase, whose protein sequence is MPDFKHYAPPATGKPISLQDGKLNVPDHPIIPFIEGDGTGPDIWRASQRVFDAAVEKAYGGKRKIAWYEVYAGEKAFNKYNEWLPEDTLKALTEYIVSIKGPLTTPVGGGIRSLNVALRQELDLYVCLRPVRYFQGVPSPVRHPEQVDMVIFRENSEDIYAGVEWAEGTPEVKKVIDFLQKEMGVKKIRFPETSGIGIKPVSREGTERLVRAAINYAIQHNRKSVTLVHKGNIMKFTEGAFKNWGYELAEREFRDQAFTWVEYDRIKEAQGTDAANKAQADAQAAGKIIVKDVIADAFLQQILTRPAEYDVIATLNLNGDYVSDALAAQVGGIGIAPGANINYVSGHAVFEATHGTAPKYAGLDKVNPGSVILSGVMMLEHLGWQEAADLITSAIEKSIEQKVVTYDFARLMEGATEVKCSEFGDQIIKNM, encoded by the coding sequence ATGCCTGATTTCAAACATTATGCCCCTCCGGCAACTGGGAAACCGATTTCGTTGCAGGATGGGAAGTTGAATGTACCTGATCACCCGATTATTCCATTTATCGAAGGCGATGGGACTGGCCCGGACATCTGGCGCGCATCGCAACGCGTTTTCGACGCAGCTGTAGAGAAGGCGTATGGTGGCAAGCGAAAAATAGCTTGGTATGAAGTATACGCCGGAGAAAAGGCTTTCAATAAGTATAATGAATGGCTCCCAGAAGATACACTCAAAGCATTGACCGAATACATTGTCAGCATCAAGGGACCTTTGACGACGCCAGTGGGCGGTGGCATCCGTTCATTGAATGTGGCGCTTCGCCAAGAGTTGGACTTGTATGTATGTTTACGTCCAGTACGTTACTTCCAAGGCGTACCTTCCCCAGTTCGTCACCCTGAACAAGTTGACATGGTCATCTTCCGCGAAAACTCGGAAGACATCTACGCGGGTGTCGAGTGGGCTGAAGGGACACCGGAAGTTAAAAAGGTAATCGACTTCCTTCAAAAGGAAATGGGCGTTAAGAAAATCCGTTTCCCAGAAACCTCTGGTATTGGCATCAAGCCGGTATCTCGTGAAGGTACGGAGCGCCTTGTCCGTGCGGCTATCAACTACGCTATCCAACACAATCGCAAGAGTGTCACACTCGTTCACAAGGGCAACATCATGAAGTTCACCGAGGGTGCCTTCAAGAACTGGGGTTATGAACTAGCGGAAAGAGAGTTTCGGGATCAAGCGTTTACGTGGGTTGAATATGACCGCATTAAAGAAGCCCAAGGTACAGATGCTGCTAACAAAGCCCAGGCAGATGCTCAGGCAGCTGGCAAGATCATTGTCAAAGACGTCATTGCTGACGCTTTCTTGCAGCAGATTCTCACTCGTCCTGCCGAGTACGACGTGATCGCAACGCTTAACCTGAACGGTGACTATGTGTCGGACGCTTTGGCTGCACAAGTTGGCGGCATTGGCATCGCACCTGGCGCGAACATCAATTACGTTTCAGGACACGCCGTGTTCGAAGCAACCCACGGTACGGCGCCGAAGTATGCAGGACTTGACAAGGTCAACCCAGGTTCTGTTATTCTGTCTGGCGTAATGATGCTTGAGCACCTAGGCTGGCAGGAAGCAGCTGATCTCATCACGAGCGCCATCGAAAAATCCATTGAGCAAAA
- a CDS encoding response regulator transcription factor: protein MRLLIVEDELELQRELVSLFEQAGFQVDAVGTSFEGTEQGMSLAYDCIVLDYMLPDGTGINVISDLRETGCNTPILMLTVKNETQDRVEGLNAGADDYLGKPFAPEELIARVSALVRRVPSLSDNETLSYGRATIRTKTRTLEFRGKVLELTSKEFALMECLFRHQGQVMTRDQLIGRVWGPDAEVADSALDTYIYFLRKKCANLGWKRAIQTIRGRGYQLQMEEQ from the coding sequence GTGCGACTACTTATCGTGGAAGACGAACTCGAGTTGCAACGTGAACTGGTGTCGTTGTTTGAACAGGCGGGTTTTCAAGTGGACGCTGTAGGAACATCCTTCGAAGGCACCGAGCAGGGGATGAGCCTTGCCTATGACTGTATTGTTTTGGATTATATGTTGCCGGACGGGACCGGCATCAATGTCATATCCGATTTGCGAGAGACAGGGTGCAACACGCCGATTTTAATGCTAACTGTAAAGAATGAAACGCAGGATCGAGTCGAAGGGCTCAATGCCGGAGCGGACGACTACCTGGGGAAACCGTTCGCTCCTGAAGAACTGATCGCCAGAGTCAGTGCCCTCGTCCGGCGAGTGCCATCGCTCTCGGACAACGAGACCTTGTCTTACGGCCGGGCGACCATTCGCACGAAGACGAGGACACTGGAGTTTCGAGGCAAGGTCTTGGAGTTGACCAGCAAAGAATTCGCATTGATGGAGTGCCTATTCCGCCACCAGGGCCAAGTCATGACCCGTGATCAACTCATCGGTCGCGTCTGGGGACCCGACGCCGAAGTGGCCGACAGCGCCCTCGACACGTATATTTACTTCCTTCGTAAAAAATGTGCCAATCTCGGGTGGAAGCGTGCTATTCAAACCATTCGAGGCCGGGGCTATCAATTACAGATGGAGGAACAATAA
- the trpS gene encoding tryptophan--tRNA ligase, producing the protein MPRVFSGIQPSGNLTIGNYLGAMKNFVRLQHEADCLFCVVDLHAITVPQEPHELRQNSRNLAALYIAAGIDPNKATVFIQSHVTAHAELGWMLQCIAYYGELGRMTQFKDKSAHKDVVTAGLFTYPALMAADILLYQTNLVPVGEDQKQHLELTRDIAERFNNRFGETFAVPDPYIPKFGGRIMSLENPDKKMSKSDESAGAYISMLDEADVIRKKISRAVTDSGREVRYDVEEKAAVSNLMTIFGLFTDMTIEQVTAHFDGKGYGQFKKELAEVIVDGLGPIQARYKELIASDEVDLVLKAGADKAREMCASTLADVKQKLGFVAL; encoded by the coding sequence ATGCCACGCGTATTCTCAGGAATTCAGCCATCTGGCAATCTCACCATCGGCAATTACCTTGGTGCCATGAAAAACTTCGTCAGGTTGCAGCACGAGGCGGACTGCCTCTTTTGCGTAGTCGATCTCCACGCCATTACCGTTCCCCAGGAACCACATGAACTGCGTCAGAATTCGCGCAACCTGGCGGCTTTGTATATCGCGGCCGGGATCGATCCGAACAAAGCAACTGTATTTATCCAGTCCCACGTGACGGCACATGCGGAGCTTGGATGGATGTTGCAATGTATTGCATATTACGGCGAATTGGGCAGGATGACTCAATTTAAGGACAAATCTGCTCACAAGGATGTCGTGACGGCGGGACTGTTCACCTACCCAGCTCTCATGGCCGCTGATATCTTGCTGTACCAGACGAATCTGGTGCCAGTCGGTGAAGATCAGAAGCAACACCTGGAGTTGACAAGGGATATTGCTGAACGGTTTAACAATCGCTTTGGGGAAACGTTTGCCGTTCCGGACCCGTATATTCCTAAGTTCGGCGGTCGCATCATGAGCCTGGAGAATCCAGATAAGAAAATGAGCAAGAGTGACGAGAGTGCTGGCGCGTACATTTCGATGTTGGATGAGGCGGACGTCATTCGCAAGAAGATCAGCCGTGCTGTCACGGATTCTGGGCGCGAAGTAAGATATGATGTCGAGGAAAAAGCAGCTGTGAGTAACCTAATGACGATTTTTGGACTGTTCACGGACATGACAATAGAGCAAGTGACCGCCCATTTTGATGGAAAAGGCTACGGGCAGTTCAAGAAGGAACTTGCAGAAGTCATTGTTGACGGTCTGGGACCTATTCAAGCTCGCTACAAAGAGTTGATCGCGTCGGACGAAGTGGACCTAGTTCTTAAGGCCGGGGCCGATAAGGCTCGGGAAATGTGCGCATCCACTTTGGCGGATGTCAAGCAGAAACTCGGATTTGTTGCACTCTAA
- a CDS encoding sensor histidine kinase: MFRRMYLTIVGLLVVSTGLLLVLLGAAVYRELSSELTKDGQSALADQTDSVRDLVHDKQLGVRPDDPHDLRDNRGQNVYFYVETKSGVVSSMRDPIPLSVIKANVTDNHYAEISYRGDPYRLYAFHTVLNDENDPAYVYTLITEERSMLSHALSLMWTVGSIGFVVALVGDLFLAQRLMRPTQRAWTAYRDTVLELSHELQTPLATVNAMMSSRNVDAETALDVRHEIERASRMVSDMLFLSRLRSGVSQQPTEPVAVSDILEEIAERYGGLGLSQGIHISGRAEPGLFVETTPGEWERLVSTLFKNVLDHADPAKPVNWELTGDGRRVHLCIENSVAPKANGSATRSPERGVGLQIVRRLAQRMKGTLEIEKDTRSFIVKVTIPARRRLW; encoded by the coding sequence ATGTTTCGCCGGATGTATTTGACGATAGTGGGGCTGCTCGTCGTCAGTACCGGCCTCTTGCTCGTGCTTCTCGGCGCGGCAGTTTACCGAGAACTGAGCAGTGAGCTGACGAAGGATGGACAGAGTGCACTCGCCGACCAAACCGATTCGGTACGCGATCTCGTTCACGATAAACAACTGGGAGTTCGTCCAGATGATCCACATGATTTACGAGATAATCGAGGCCAGAACGTCTACTTTTACGTCGAGACGAAATCCGGAGTGGTGAGCTCCATGAGAGACCCGATCCCGCTTTCTGTGATCAAAGCAAACGTCACCGACAATCACTATGCAGAAATTTCGTACCGCGGGGATCCGTACCGCCTCTACGCGTTTCATACTGTGTTGAACGATGAAAACGATCCGGCATATGTTTATACACTCATCACAGAGGAGCGCTCCATGCTGAGCCATGCTTTAAGTCTCATGTGGACTGTGGGGAGTATCGGATTCGTCGTGGCCTTGGTTGGGGATTTATTCTTGGCGCAGAGGCTGATGCGACCCACTCAGCGTGCATGGACGGCCTACCGAGACACAGTGCTAGAATTGTCACATGAGTTGCAGACCCCGCTCGCCACTGTCAATGCAATGATGTCCAGTCGGAACGTGGATGCTGAAACAGCGCTCGATGTTCGACACGAAATTGAACGCGCGTCCCGAATGGTTTCGGACATGTTGTTCCTCTCACGGCTTCGATCCGGCGTATCACAGCAACCAACGGAACCTGTAGCAGTATCCGACATACTTGAGGAAATTGCGGAACGCTACGGGGGCCTCGGGCTATCGCAGGGGATCCACATCTCGGGCCGAGCGGAGCCTGGCTTGTTTGTCGAGACGACACCGGGAGAATGGGAGAGATTGGTCAGTACCTTATTTAAAAACGTGCTCGATCACGCCGATCCCGCGAAACCTGTCAATTGGGAACTAACTGGAGACGGGCGGCGTGTACACCTGTGTATTGAGAACTCCGTGGCACCCAAGGCGAATGGTAGCGCTACCAGATCGCCGGAACGCGGGGTTGGACTACAAATTGTACGCCGTCTGGCGCAACGAATGAAAGGAACACTAGAGATAGAAAAGGACACGCGTTCCTTCATAGTGAAAGTGACGATCCCTGCGCGCAGACGGCTTTGGTAA
- a CDS encoding S9 family peptidase, with protein MNFDRVTIEQFFRTYSVSSFAVSEDERQIAFSTNLTGKYDVWSMSPNHPYPAQLTTLGQLPHDIQFSPRGDYLLVAFDTDGDENAQLYAVAPNGGSLKPLRIAHGRRFMGARLRKDGKHVYYCSDKDNHSFLNGYVYDIDTGEERVIYEGANVTTHLGNVAPDESSFVTLELHANTYSVAYLHEGDKVTCLTPDQTVVHATFTTKYHEDKIYLATNFDSEFFYFASFTPATGEFKKLYTAEGNCDVASFEIDKQANQAVLLVSGGVEDRLIRYDLETGATGSIDAPFKSIDQLEIGGSGTLYVLGQSDIRPRNVYGLEAGSTSWNMLTNNRIIGVSDEELSEAEVVTYPSFDGLEIEGLIFPANPANKNGFTVVWPHGGPQAAERKFYRAFFQYLTYSGYDVFAPNFRGSSGYGATFMKMVEGDWGHGPRLDMIEGIEWLIQQGRADREKLFLVGGSYGGYMTLLLHGRHADYFKACVDIFGPSNLFTFSESVPDHWKPMMRPWLGDPVEDKDRFVADSPITYLAGMTKPMLVIQGANDPRVVKAESDQIVAALREQGTEIEYIVFDDEGHGFSKKGNEIHAYGSAVAFLDKHRGA; from the coding sequence GTGAATTTCGATCGCGTCACCATTGAGCAATTTTTTCGAACATACTCTGTATCGTCCTTCGCCGTGAGCGAAGATGAGCGTCAGATTGCTTTTAGTACGAATCTAACTGGGAAATACGACGTCTGGTCCATGTCACCGAACCACCCGTACCCGGCGCAGTTGACCACACTGGGCCAGTTACCACATGACATTCAGTTCAGTCCGCGCGGCGACTATCTGCTTGTCGCTTTCGACACAGACGGAGATGAGAATGCGCAGCTGTACGCTGTGGCGCCAAACGGAGGCTCACTCAAACCGTTGCGGATCGCACATGGCCGGAGGTTTATGGGTGCGCGCCTTCGGAAGGATGGGAAACACGTCTATTACTGCTCCGACAAAGATAACCACAGTTTCCTAAATGGGTATGTGTACGACATCGACACCGGGGAAGAGCGAGTGATCTACGAGGGCGCCAATGTAACCACACACTTGGGAAATGTGGCGCCGGACGAAAGCAGTTTTGTCACACTTGAGTTGCATGCGAATACTTACTCCGTCGCCTATCTCCACGAGGGTGACAAAGTCACGTGTCTCACACCAGACCAGACGGTGGTGCACGCGACGTTTACAACCAAATATCACGAAGACAAAATCTATCTCGCTACCAACTTTGACAGCGAGTTCTTCTATTTTGCGTCATTTACACCGGCGACCGGTGAATTTAAGAAACTGTATACCGCAGAAGGGAATTGCGACGTGGCCAGTTTTGAGATCGATAAACAGGCAAATCAAGCCGTTTTGCTGGTGAGCGGTGGCGTCGAAGATAGATTGATTCGTTATGACTTGGAGACGGGGGCGACAGGGTCCATCGACGCACCATTTAAGAGCATTGACCAGTTGGAAATCGGTGGAAGTGGTACGCTTTACGTGCTCGGTCAAAGTGACATCCGTCCGAGAAATGTCTATGGGCTGGAAGCGGGATCGACAAGTTGGAATATGTTGACGAACAACCGTATCATTGGCGTTTCGGACGAGGAGTTGTCCGAGGCGGAAGTGGTTACTTATCCGTCGTTTGACGGGTTAGAGATCGAGGGACTGATTTTTCCCGCCAATCCGGCCAACAAGAATGGGTTCACCGTTGTTTGGCCACATGGTGGGCCTCAGGCTGCGGAGCGCAAGTTTTATCGGGCATTCTTCCAGTATCTTACGTATTCGGGGTACGACGTGTTTGCGCCCAATTTTCGCGGTTCAAGTGGTTATGGAGCAACGTTTATGAAAATGGTAGAAGGCGACTGGGGGCATGGGCCGAGGCTGGACATGATCGAAGGAATTGAGTGGCTCATCCAGCAAGGACGTGCGGATCGAGAAAAGCTGTTCCTCGTCGGCGGAAGCTACGGTGGCTATATGACCCTGTTGCTGCACGGACGACACGCGGACTATTTCAAAGCTTGTGTAGATATTTTCGGTCCCAGCAATCTGTTCACCTTTAGTGAATCTGTGCCTGATCACTGGAAACCCATGATGAGGCCATGGCTTGGCGATCCGGTCGAGGATAAAGACCGTTTCGTCGCAGATTCTCCCATCACGTACCTGGCGGGCATGACGAAACCGATGCTGGTCATTCAAGGCGCCAATGATCCGCGAGTTGTCAAGGCGGAGTCTGACCAGATCGTAGCGGCGTTGCGCGAACAGGGGACCGAGATCGAGTATATCGTTTTTGATGATGAGGGCCATGGATTCTCCAAAAAGGGGAATGAAATTCACGCGTACGGCAGTGCGGTCGCATTTTTGGATAAGCACCGGGGGGCCTAA